A single genomic interval of Helianthus annuus cultivar XRQ/B chromosome 6, HanXRQr2.0-SUNRISE, whole genome shotgun sequence harbors:
- the LOC118479640 gene encoding glutathione S-transferase T3-like, producing MHPFNRGFIPPRSSADPNQSGNPTRPVAPVPTRPNPFGSGFLDYNQQSPGFMNLLNQPLSWDPNLYGWNPNQNTDGMGSSQAFGSAQAFGSSLHEPDVVPETQPEVPDTQPETQKGKGKAKRAHKKKVETITRAKKNVIMWEPEEEYALTRAFIDVSEDPVISNNQSKTVFWNRIRELFFDLMGRGKEYRLPDSISGKWTDINRKCTNFQTVYQRLFSGWKSGSSDEDITQQALVKYTEANGHFPYMRCWQILRHSPKWAIVSTPSGRSGNTRPSKRSKTNESGEPETPTSDARNTDLNEDIPDDEPVEELPRPPGRKSRAKKPESSSMSMGTDMSNAFSEINNRLQDIHELGNKRLEENREVTEIMRDKQWAHDFEFYSKPHDYLTGKALKMALAQKERIEKKYNL from the exons ATGCATCCATTCAACCGTGGCTTCATTCCTCCCCGATCAAGTGCGGACCCAAACCAAAGTGGTAATCCTACTCGCCCCGTGGCGCCGGTTCCCACTAGACCCAACCCTTTCGGCTCCGGTTTTCTCGATTACAATCAACAAAGTCCCGGGTTCATGAATCTTTTGAACCAACCGCTATCATGGGACCCTAATCTCTACGGGTGGAACCCAAATCAAAACACGGATGGGATGGGGTCGTCTCAAGCGTTTGGGTCGGCTCAAGCTTTCGGCTCCTCACTACACGAACCCGATGTTGTTCCGGAGACACAACCCGAGGTACCGGATACGCAACCGGAGACccaaaaaggaaaaggaaaagcaaAACGGGCACATAAAAAGAAAGTGGAAACCATCACCCGAGCGAAAAAAAATGTGATAATGTGGGAGCCCGAAGAGGAGTATGCGTTAACCCGCGCTTTCATCGATGTTTCGGAGGACCCGGTCatat caaacaatcaaagtaaaaCCGTATTTTGGAACCGAATACGAGAACTCTTTTTCGATCTCATGGGTAGAGGAAAGGAATACCGCCTACCGGACTCTATATCGGGGAAGTGGACCGATATAAACAGGAAatgcacaaactttcaaaccgtgTACCAACGCTTGTTTTCCGGATGGAAAAGTGGAAGTAGCGATGAAGACATCACGCAACAGGCATTGGTCAAGTATACGGAGGCCAATGGCCATTTCCCGTACATGAGGTGTTGGCAAATCCTTCGCCATAGCCCCAAATGGGCCATCGTATCTACTCCAAGTGGTCGTTCGGGAAATACACGGCCATCAAAGAGGTCCAAAACAAACGAGTCGGGTGAACCCGAAACGCCAACCTCCGACGCTCGAAACACCGACTTGAACGAGGATATTCCGGATGACGAGCCGGTGGAGGAGCTACCAAGACCGCCCGGAAGAAAAAGTCGGGCGAAAAAACCCGAGTCGTCGTCGATGTCTATGGGAACGGATATGAGTAACGCATTTTCGGAGATAAACAATCGACTTCAAGACATACACGAACTCGGTAATAAACGTTTGGAGGAGAACCGCGAAGTTACGGAGATTATGCGGGATAAACAATGGGCTCACGACTTTGAGTTCTACTCCAAACCGCATGACTACTTAACGGGAAAAGCTTTGAAAATGGCGTTGGCACAAAAGGAGcggattgaaaaaaaatataatctttga